A genome region from Thermomonospora amylolytica includes the following:
- the pstS gene encoding phosphate ABC transporter substrate-binding protein PstS, producing the protein MKNGSRLAALGGVFVAGALALSACGSDNNTGGTSASNAPSNVDCVKGTVNAAGASSQKNAIEEWKKLYAQACAGATLNYNPAGSGAGIQAFTAGQVAFAGSDSALDPEEAAKAQQRCQGNPAWNLPMVVGPVAVIYNLQGVDGLQLKPATLAAIFAGKITKWNDPKIAADNPDAQLPATDIKPIHRADESGTTENFTEYLGAVAKDEWKWEAEKKWPTEAGGQGAPKSDGVVTVLKQTQGGISYVEMSFAKKNSLQTAKIQNGAGEFVDVSEQSVGNALDGAKQVGQGNDLALELDYNAKTPGAYPIFLVTYEVVCSKGLPAEQAEFVKAFLKYTASEDGQKVLSNVGYAPLSPGLAAKVRTAVEALS; encoded by the coding sequence GTGAAGAACGGCTCTCGGCTCGCCGCGCTCGGCGGCGTGTTCGTCGCGGGCGCGCTCGCGCTGTCCGCGTGCGGCTCCGACAACAACACGGGCGGCACCAGCGCCTCGAACGCGCCCAGCAACGTGGACTGCGTCAAGGGGACGGTGAACGCGGCCGGCGCCAGCTCACAGAAGAACGCCATCGAGGAGTGGAAGAAGCTGTACGCGCAGGCCTGCGCGGGCGCCACCCTCAACTACAACCCGGCCGGCTCCGGGGCCGGCATCCAGGCGTTCACCGCCGGGCAGGTGGCCTTCGCGGGCTCGGACTCCGCGCTGGACCCCGAGGAGGCCGCCAAGGCGCAGCAGCGCTGCCAGGGCAACCCGGCTTGGAACCTTCCCATGGTGGTCGGCCCGGTCGCGGTGATCTACAACCTGCAGGGCGTGGACGGCCTGCAGCTCAAGCCCGCCACCCTGGCCGCGATCTTCGCCGGCAAGATCACCAAGTGGAACGACCCGAAGATCGCCGCGGACAACCCGGACGCGCAGCTCCCGGCCACCGACATCAAGCCGATCCACCGCGCCGACGAGTCCGGCACCACCGAGAACTTCACCGAGTACCTCGGTGCGGTCGCCAAGGACGAGTGGAAGTGGGAGGCCGAGAAGAAGTGGCCGACCGAGGCCGGCGGCCAGGGCGCGCCCAAGTCCGACGGCGTGGTGACCGTCCTCAAGCAGACCCAGGGCGGCATCTCCTACGTGGAGATGTCCTTCGCCAAGAAGAACAGCCTGCAGACCGCCAAGATCCAGAACGGCGCGGGTGAGTTCGTCGACGTCTCCGAGCAGAGCGTGGGCAACGCCCTGGACGGCGCCAAGCAGGTCGGCCAGGGCAACGACCTGGCGCTGGAGCTGGACTACAACGCCAAGACCCCGGGCGCCTACCCGATCTTCCTGGTCACCTACGAGGTCGTGTGCTCCAAGGGCCTGCCGGCCGAGCAGGCCGAGTTCGTCAAGGCCTTCCTGAAGTACACCGCCAGCGAGGACGGCCAGAAGGTGCTCTCCAACGTCGGATACGCCCCGCTGTCGCCGGGCCTGGCCGCCAAGGTCCGCACCGCCGTCGAGGCGCTGTCCTGA
- the mshD gene encoding mycothiol synthase: MGERDVRDMTAADGLAAPLVERVLALAEAAARHDGVAPLSEQALLTLRAGRSHALVRLVDETVVAYAHLDPASEEESASGELVVHPGHRRRGHGRALLRALRREAGGPLRVWAHGDLPAAAALAEAEGLTRVRVLLQMRRPFDGVPLPEVKLPDEVRIRTFEVGRDEEPWLRVNGRAFADHPEQGAWTIEDVRARQAEPWFDPAGLFLAERDGRVIGFHWTKVHPEPVGEVYVVGVDPDAQGLGLGRTLTLVGLHHLRERGLPAVMLYVDEANRPAVRLYESLGFARHAVDVMYGTR; this comes from the coding sequence ATGGGCGAGCGCGACGTGCGTGACATGACCGCGGCGGACGGCCTGGCCGCGCCCCTGGTGGAGCGGGTCCTCGCGCTGGCGGAGGCCGCCGCCCGGCACGACGGGGTGGCCCCGCTGTCGGAGCAGGCGCTGCTGACCCTGCGCGCCGGACGTTCCCACGCCCTGGTGCGCCTGGTGGACGAGACCGTGGTCGCCTACGCCCATCTGGATCCCGCCTCCGAGGAGGAGAGCGCCTCCGGGGAACTGGTCGTTCACCCCGGGCACCGCCGCCGCGGGCACGGCCGGGCGCTGCTGCGGGCGCTGCGACGGGAGGCCGGCGGCCCGCTGCGGGTGTGGGCGCACGGCGACCTTCCCGCCGCCGCCGCGCTGGCCGAGGCGGAGGGCCTGACGAGGGTACGGGTCCTGCTGCAGATGCGGCGGCCGTTCGACGGCGTTCCGCTGCCCGAGGTGAAACTCCCCGACGAGGTGCGGATCCGCACCTTCGAGGTCGGCCGGGACGAGGAGCCCTGGCTGCGGGTGAACGGCCGGGCGTTCGCCGACCATCCCGAGCAGGGCGCCTGGACGATCGAGGACGTGCGCGCCCGCCAGGCCGAACCGTGGTTCGACCCGGCGGGACTGTTCCTGGCCGAACGGGACGGCCGGGTGATCGGCTTCCACTGGACCAAGGTGCACCCCGAACCGGTCGGCGAGGTGTACGTGGTGGGCGTGGACCCCGACGCCCAGGGCCTGGGGCTGGGCCGGACCCTCACCCTGGTCGGCCTGCACCACCTGCGGGAACGCGGGCTCCCGGCGGTGATGCTGTACGTCGACGAGGCCAACCGCCCGGCGGTCCGGCTCTACGAGTCGCTGGGCTTCGCCCGGCACGCCGTCGACGTCATGTACGGCACCCGCTGA
- a CDS encoding winged helix-turn-helix transcriptional regulator, whose translation MSSLLLLTNALEPSDEVLPALGLLLHSIRVAPAEASALIDAPPADVVLVDARRDLVQAKSLCRLLRTTGLDCPLLAVVTEGGLAALSPEWGLDDVLLQGAGPAEVEARLRLAIGRVAAGEADDVPGEIRSGDLTIDEATYTARLRGRVLDLTFKEFELLKYLAQHPGRVFTRAQLLQEVWGYDYFGGTRTVDVHVRRLRAKLGAEYESLIGTVRNVGYRFVPDHRPGESEAREPVRS comes from the coding sequence TTGAGCAGCTTGCTCTTGCTCACCAACGCGCTGGAGCCCTCCGACGAGGTCCTCCCCGCGCTGGGATTGCTCTTGCACTCGATCCGCGTCGCTCCGGCGGAGGCCTCCGCCCTGATCGACGCCCCTCCGGCCGATGTGGTGCTCGTCGACGCGCGGCGCGACCTGGTGCAGGCCAAGAGCCTGTGCCGGCTGCTGCGCACCACCGGGCTGGACTGCCCGCTGCTGGCGGTGGTCACCGAGGGCGGCCTGGCGGCGCTCAGCCCCGAGTGGGGGCTGGACGACGTGCTGCTGCAGGGCGCGGGCCCGGCCGAGGTGGAGGCCCGGCTGCGGCTGGCGATCGGGCGGGTGGCGGCCGGTGAGGCCGACGACGTGCCCGGCGAGATCCGCAGCGGGGACCTGACCATCGACGAGGCCACCTACACGGCGCGGCTGCGCGGCCGGGTGCTGGACCTGACGTTCAAGGAGTTCGAGCTGCTGAAGTACCTCGCGCAGCACCCGGGCCGGGTGTTCACCCGCGCCCAGTTGCTGCAGGAGGTGTGGGGCTACGACTACTTCGGCGGCACCCGGACCGTGGACGTGCACGTGCGGCGGCTGCGGGCCAAGCTCGGCGCCGAGTACGAGTCGCTGATCGGCACCGTGCGGAACGTGGGCTACCGGTTCGTCCCCGACCACCGGCCGGGCGAGTCGGAGGCCCGGGAGCCGGTCCGCTCCTGA
- a CDS encoding MoaD/ThiS family protein: protein MARGTIRYWAAARAAAGVESEPYEAATLAEALHSAGAARDAEFARVVARSSFLVDGTPVGTRPHDSVALHDGAVIEVLPPFAGG from the coding sequence ATGGCCAGGGGCACGATCAGGTACTGGGCGGCGGCGCGCGCCGCCGCGGGCGTGGAGTCCGAGCCGTACGAGGCGGCCACGCTGGCCGAGGCGCTGCACAGCGCCGGTGCGGCGAGGGACGCGGAGTTCGCCCGCGTCGTGGCGCGCAGTTCGTTCCTGGTCGACGGGACTCCCGTCGGCACCCGCCCGCACGACTCCGTCGCCCTGCACGACGGCGCGGTCATCGAGGTGCTCCCGCCGTTCGCGGGTGGCTGA
- a CDS encoding LmeA family phospholipid-binding protein — MRKVLVALVIVLVVGLVAADRIGVRIAEDRIAAEVAAQYDLTERPDVTIHGVPFLTQAIGGEYRRIEVGIREFTQRDVTVQDVRVEMRDLRAPLGDLMNGVTSNVVAGTATASAILPYELMRRNAPDQVKGIRAKGEDLEVELSGTLGGLPVNGTAVVSVEATPEGVRVVPRSVATGGLRIPVNLVRQRLSWTVPVQRLPIAARLTDIRVTPEGLRVTATARNVHLGGL, encoded by the coding sequence ATGCGCAAGGTTCTGGTCGCTCTGGTGATCGTGCTGGTCGTGGGGCTGGTCGCGGCCGACCGGATCGGCGTCCGGATCGCCGAGGACCGGATCGCCGCCGAGGTCGCCGCCCAGTACGACCTGACCGAACGGCCCGACGTCACCATCCACGGCGTCCCGTTCCTCACCCAGGCGATCGGCGGCGAGTACCGGCGCATCGAGGTCGGCATCCGCGAGTTCACCCAGCGCGACGTCACCGTCCAGGACGTCCGGGTCGAGATGCGCGACCTGCGGGCGCCCCTCGGCGACCTGATGAACGGCGTCACCAGCAACGTCGTGGCGGGCACCGCGACGGCCTCGGCGATCCTGCCGTACGAGCTCATGCGGCGGAACGCCCCCGACCAGGTCAAAGGCATCCGTGCCAAGGGCGAGGACCTGGAGGTCGAGCTGTCGGGCACCCTGGGCGGCCTCCCGGTGAACGGCACCGCCGTGGTCTCCGTCGAGGCCACCCCCGAGGGCGTGCGGGTCGTCCCGCGGTCCGTCGCCACCGGCGGCCTGCGGATCCCGGTCAACCTGGTCCGGCAGCGGCTGTCGTGGACCGTGCCCGTGCAGCGCCTGCCCATCGCCGCCCGCCTCACCGACATCCGGGTCACCCCCGAGGGGCTGCGGGTGACCGCCACCGCACGGAACGTCCACCTGGGCGGTCTGTGA
- a CDS encoding sigma-70 family RNA polymerase sigma factor — protein MGPTADERLLRALYAEHGGPLLGYALRLTQGDRQQAEDIVQETLLRAWRHPDALTGRPVRPWLFTVARNLAVDAHRARQSRPPETGLSEQAPLPAEDDLDRALESWTVAEALADLSPAHRAVILETYYRGRSVAEAARVLGIPPGTVKSRTYYALRALRLALEERGLAP, from the coding sequence GTGGGACCGACCGCCGACGAACGCCTGCTGCGGGCGCTGTACGCCGAGCACGGCGGCCCGCTGCTCGGCTACGCCCTGCGGCTGACCCAGGGCGACCGCCAGCAGGCCGAGGACATCGTCCAGGAGACGCTGCTGCGCGCCTGGCGGCATCCCGACGCCCTCACCGGCCGGCCGGTCCGCCCCTGGCTGTTCACCGTCGCCCGCAACCTCGCCGTCGACGCCCACCGCGCCCGGCAGTCCCGGCCGCCCGAGACCGGCCTGAGCGAGCAGGCCCCGCTGCCCGCCGAGGACGACCTGGACCGGGCGCTGGAGTCCTGGACGGTCGCCGAGGCCCTGGCCGACCTGAGCCCGGCGCACCGCGCGGTGATCCTCGAGACCTACTACCGGGGCCGTTCGGTGGCCGAGGCCGCCCGGGTGCTGGGCATCCCGCCCGGCACCGTCAAGTCGCGCACCTACTACGCGCTGCGCGCGCTGAGGCTCGCCCTGGAGGAGCGGGGGTTGGCGCCATGA